The region TTCAGCTAAGGCTTTTTCGAATGACTCATACTCTTCCCATATTTCCCCATGAATATAGTTATATCCAACCTGTGCGCCCATAATATATGCAGCGATTATCATCCCCTCAATTAGTTGATGAGGATTTTTTTTGATTATTTCTCTGTCTTTAAAAGTACCCGGTTCACCTTCATCACTATTACAAACGATGTATTTTGTTCCAGCTGAATCATTTGGTATGAATGACCATTTTATGCCGGTAGGAAAACCTGCGCCTCCCCTCCCCCTGAGACCAGAAATTTTAATCTCTTCAATTAATTTTTCCGGGGAGATTTTCTCTTTTAGAATTCTTTGAATTTGCTCATACCCACCAACACTGAGGTAGGTTTGAAGGCTTGAAGAGTCCTCTAAATTAGATGTCCTCAAGCATATAGGAAACACCTCACTATTAATTGATGCTTTATGTAAATTATTGTTCAGCATTATTATTAATCTAACTCCTCAAGAATTTGATCAACTTTTTGGGGTGTTAAATGTTCATACATCTTATGATTGTTTATTGTCATAAGTGGTGCTCCGCCACATGCACCCATACACTCACTTTCTTTTAAGCTAAATTTACTATCTTTTGTGACCTCATTAAAATTAATATTCAATTTTTTTCGAAGATGGCATACGATGTCGTCAGCCTCTCTTAAGGCACATGAGATATTTGTGCAAACCGAAATTTTATATTTTCCAGCAGGTTTAAGTTCAAACATATTATAAAAAGTTGCCACTTCCATTGCTGCAATTTTTGGCATGTCTAGGTAGTCTGCTGCCTGTGCAATTAAATCATCTGTTAAAAAACCATTTTCAGTTTGGATTATTTGCAGCGCTGCAATAATGGCAGATTGTTTTTGATCGATAGGGAATTTTTTTAATTCGCCGTCTATTTTTTTTCTTGTAATTTCAGTTAGCATTATCTATCAATCTCCCCAAACACAATATCTTGGGTACCAATAATTGCTACCAAATCTGACAGCATGTGTCCCTTTGTCATTTCATTTATCGCTGCCAAATGTGGGAAGCCTGGCGCCCTAATTTTTAGCCGATAAGGTTTGTTTGCGCCGTCAGAAATGATGTAAGTTCCGAACTCACCTTTTGGATGCTCTACAGCTGCATAGGCTTCGCCCTTAGGGATATGAAAACCCTCAGTAAATAATTTAAAATGGTGAATCATCGATTCCATGTCCTCTTTCATTTCTGATCTTGATGGTGGGGTCACTTTATTATCATTTGAAATCACCGGACCTGGGTTTTCTCTAAGCCACGCAATACATTGCTTGATAATTTTATTGGATTCTCTCATCTCCTCCATTCTTACCAAATAACGGTCATAACAATCACCCTCTTTACCGACAGGAATTTTAAAATCTAATTTACTATATGTTTCATAAGGTTGTTTTTTTCGTAAATCCCATTCCACTCCTGAGCCCCTTAACATTGGGCCTGTCATTCCTAATGCAACCGCTCGATCTGGATCAACAACACCAATCCCGACTGTTCTTTGCTTCCAAATTCGATTATCAGTTAAAAGCGTTTCATATTCATCCACATAAGTTGGAAATCTTTTAGCAAAATCTTCTATAAAATCTAGCAGTGATCCTGATCTATTTTTATTTAGTTTGTTTATTTCAGATGATCTTTGTTTTTTTGAGGGTTGGAATTGAGGCATCGTAGATGGTAAATCTCGATACACACCCCCAGGTCGATAATAAGCTGCATGCATTCTTGCACCAGAGACTGCTTCGTAGCAGTCAAATAAATCCTCTCGCTCCCTAAAGGCATAAAGGAAAACCGTCATAGCCCCAACATCAAGAGCATGGGCTCCTAACCAAAGTAAGTGATTGAGTATTCTGGTGATTTCATCAAACAAAACTCGGATATATTGCGCACGAATTGGTACCTTTATCTGCAATAGCTTTTCTATTGTCATCACATAAGCATGCTCATTCATCATCATAGAAACATAGTCAAGACGGTCCATATAAGGAACAGATTGAAGGTATGTCCTATTCTCAGCTAGCTTTTCAGTTGCTCTGTGTAATAAGCCAATATGTGGATCTACACGCTGTATTACTTCGCCATCCATCTCAAGTACAAGCCTTAAAACACCATGAGCTGCTGGGTGCTGAGGCCCAAAATTCATTGTATAGTTTTTAATCTCAGCCACGATGGATACCCTCATCCCTAATTAATCTTGGGACATTATTTCTCTCATCGATAGAAACAGGCTCATAAATTACCCTTTTGAGGGTTGGGTCATAACGAACTTCAACCTTCCCTATCATTGGAAAGTCCTTCCTAAAAGGATGACCAACGAAACCGTAGTCTGTCAGAAGTCTTCTTAAATCGGGATGATCGATAAACATTAACCCAAATAAATCAAATGCTTCTCTTTCATACCAATCCGCGTTAGGCCAAACTTCAGTCATTGTTGGAAATATTGGAAATTCATCATCTTCAGCAAATACTTTGACCCTTAAGCGCAGATTATTTTTTAAAGAAAGTAAGTGGTATACAACACAAAATCTCTTCTCATCATGTGCAGCTATTTTAAAATCTTGATAATCAACACCACATAAATCAATTAGCTGTTTAAAATCAAATTCAGACCTATCTCTTAAAACCTTTAATGACTCAATGATATTTTCTTGATCGAAGGTAATTGTAATCTCACCTTTATCTTCATTAATAGATAGTATTTTTTTCTTAAAAAAAGATTTGAGGGATTGAATTTGTTTTTTTATGCTCTGGTTCATCTGGCAATTGTGTTAGTACGTTTAATTTTTTTTTGTAGTTGCAAAATTCCAAACATCAATGCTTCTGCTGTGGGAGGGCATCCAGGAACATAAATATCTACTGGAACAATTCTGTCACTACCCCTTACGACAGAATATGAGTAATGGTAATAACCGCCCCCATTTGAGCATGAGCCCATCGAAATGACCCATCTAGGCTCTGCCATTTGATCATATACACGCCTCAATGCTGGTGCCATCTTATTGACTAATGTGCCTGCAATGATCATCACATCAGATTGTCTTGGACTTGGTCTAAAAACAATACCGAATCGGTCTAGGTCATATCTTGATGCGCCTGCGTGCATCATTTCAACTGCACAGCATGCCAACCCAAAAGTCATTGGCCACAATGAACCAGTTCTAGCATAGTTTATTAAAGTGTCTACGTTGGTCGTAACATAGCCTTTTTCTAATATTCCCTCAATACTCATCTAATTACTCCCAATCTAATGCTCCTTTTTTCCATTCATAAATAAAACCGACAACCAAGATAAAGAGAAATATGAGCATGGATACAAATCCAAACATTCCAATTTTATTGATTACAACTGCCCACGGGAAAAGGAATGTAATTTCTAGGTCAAAGAGAATAAATAAGATTGCTACCAGATAATACCTAACATCGAATTTCATTCGAGCATCTTCGAAGGCTTCAAATCCACATTCATATGGGGAGTTTTTTTCTTTGTAAGGCTTACTTGTACTTAATATTTTACCGAGGATGAGAGGGCCTAACCCTACAAAAAGGCCGATAATTATAAACACTAATATAGGAAAATAATTTTCCAGCACGAAAAGTCCTTAAATTTAAATACCATCAATATGGTGCCGTCGGAGAGACTCGAACTCTCACGACTTTCGTCACTACCCCCTCAAGATAGCGTGTCTACCAATTCCACCACGACGGCTAAGCCAAAAGTCATGTTAATTGGGAATATCTTGAGTATTTCCAATTTCATCTGACCCAAAAGGTTGCTCTTTGGTTTCAACTGATTGAGAGCTATTTTCCTGAATCTGTTCTACCGCAAAACTTGCATTTTTATTACTCGCTATGAAAGCAAGGCCTATGCTTGTACAAAAAAATACGGTTACACATATTGCTGTTAGTCTTGTTACAAAATTACCAGAGCCTTGCGCACCAAACACGCTGCCAGAAGAATTTCCTCCAAATGCAGCACCCGCATCTGCTCCTTTACCATGCTGGACTAAGACTAGCCCTATCACTGCCAAGCTCACTACTACATGAATTATCGTTACTAAATTTTCCATATTTAACTATCTTTTTTTGAATTTTTAATTAAATTTTATGAATACTATTGCAAATTTCGTAGAATTCATTTGCATCTAAAGATGCTCTGCCCATTAATATTCCATCTACCCCACTAATTTCACATAATTGTACCGCATTTTTTGCATTAACACTGCCACCATAAACAATATTTATATCATCATTATCTGTGTCATTTGTATAAATTAATTGCTTTATGAATTCACACATTTTTTCTATTTGCTCAGGACTTGCCGCCGAGTCAGAACCAATTGCCCAAATTGGTTCATAGGCAATTATTGACTCCCTGAAAACATCTTGACCATATAAATCAAGAATCGTTTTAATCTGCTCGGAGACTACCTTTTCCATTATTCCTGCTTCACGCTCAATAAGATTTTCGCCGACACACAGCAGAGGGGTCATTTTATATTTCTTAATCATATTAAATTTTTCTGCAATGTTTTCATCTGATTCGCAGTAGGCTGTATTCCTCTCAGAATGACCTACAATTACTAATTCACCTTGAAAATCCTTAATCATTGGAGCGCTTACCTCCCCAGTAAAAGGCCCTTCTAATTCTTTTGCCACATTTTGGCAGCCCCAATGAATATTTGAACCCATTAGTATTTTTTGCGCCTGGAATAAGTATGGGTAAGGCACACATAAGGTAATTGATAGTTCATTGAATGAGCTTAGCTTTTGCTTGAGGCTTTTGAAGTGGCTTTCATTAAAATCTAATGAGCCATGCATCTTCATATTGCCAATGACTATTTTTTTTGACTTTTTTTTCATTCCACAATACTTTTTATAATTATTTGAAGGTTTTTATTTCCATTAAATTCATTTGCATCAATAGAATAAACAGCCCTTATTTTATCAGGTAGTGTCTGGTTATTATTAAAAAATATTGCTTGAAATTTCTTATCTTTTTTTAAAAAGCACTTTATATGCCTTTCTGCAATAACTTCCTGATGCAATACATCAAAATTATCAACAAAAAAAGGCGATGGAAATCCCTGTCCCCAAACTTGTTCATTGATCATTTTAGCCATAGGGTAATTTAAATTTTCAGGCTCAATACTTTTGTCATATTCAACTATTTGATTCAGTAAGTCAGGTGTTATGAATTCTTGGCAAGTTAATTCGAATATTTCGCTAAATTTTTTAAAATCATTTTTTTTAATACTTAGCCCCGCTGCCATAGCATGACCTCCAAATGTCTTGATTAAACTGGGGTGGCGCTTGGATATAAGATCTAGTATGTCGCGAAGGTGAAAAGATTCTATCGACCTTCCCGATCCCTTAATCATTTCATCATTAAAATTTGCAAAAATAATTGTTGGTCTGAAGAATTTTTCCTTCAATCTAGAAGCCAATATACCTACCACACCTTGATGCCATTTATCATTAGTTAGAACGATTGAATGCGAATTTTTGAAGCTCTGATCATTCAATTCCTCAATAGCAGATAACACCATATCCGATTCTATGAGCTTCCTATTTTCATTAAATTTGATGAGTTGTTTTGCAAAACTTGAGGCTTGATCTAAATTTTCAGCCAAAAAACATTGAATGCCAACCGTCATATCACAGAGCCTTCCAGCAGCATTAATTTTAGGTGCGATGATAAAAGATAAGTCAGATGTCATAAGATGAGCCTGTTTTTTTTTTGATTCGTTAATTATCGCTTTGATTCCAAAATTAGTAGTTCCGCTTCTAATAATTTTAATTCCAAAAGAAACTAAAATCCGATTATTAAAATCAAGAGGGACTAAATCCGCAACCGTCCCTAATGCTACTAAATCGAGTAAATCAACTAATACAGGCTCTTGGGACTCCTTGTTCTTTGTTCTAAAAGCAATTCTTAACGCAAGTAGCACATAAAACATGACCCCAACGCCACATAAGTTTTTACTTGGGAATGAACAATTTTTTTTATTTGGATTTACAATGAATTTGGCGTTAGGTAATGTTTTACCAGGAAGGTGATGGTCAGTAATGATTACATCTACTCCCGCCTTATTGGCAGCCTCCACTCCGTCATGACTTGCAATTCCATTGTCAACGGTAAGGATGATATCAGGCTCTTTTTTTAGGGCTATGCTAACTATTTCGGGAGTTAATCCATAGCCGTATTCAAACCGGTTAGGCACTATAAAATCAACATTACCACCAAATTTTTTTAACCCAAGAACTCCACATGCGCTTGCTGTCGCACCATCGGCATCGTAGTCACCTACTATAACTATTTTTTTATTATCTATTATGGCTTGGCATAAAAACTCGCCAACCGCTATATTTGAATGCAATAAGTGGGGAGGTAAAAGTTTGTCAAGTTGATAGTTTATCTGTTCAGTACTATCAATTTTTCTGGCAGCATAAATTTTAGCGAGGTCTGGTTGAACACCTTCTTCATTTAGCCTTTTTTCGAGTTCCGCATTGATTTTTTTTTCTTTAAGCTTCATTCAATATCTCTTGTAACTCTTTTTTATGACCCCAAAACTTTAATCTTCTATAGAAATTCGTTTTAAATAAAATTTTGAAGGAACCCAGATAAAGAGAAAGGTTTAAATTAGAGATCTTTTTTGATTTTAAATCTTCAAGGATAGTTTTAAAAACGTCATACTCAGTTTTTGCTTCAAAGATATGATGATACAAATAACAATCTTCTTTTCTATTATCGCTTTCGGTAAAAGACTTAATTTTTACCCCCTCTAAATTGAGTAGCGATATTTTTTTTAAAAGCATCAGATCACTGAATACAAATTTATTTTGGCTATTAAGATTTGTATTAATTTTTTTACCTCCACCACTAAACCAAATAGAATTAATTGGATACTGACCCTTGTCTTCTCTTTTTTTGTTGGCAGGATAATCAAATAAAAACATTTGTAATTCATTTATAAATTTATGCCACCAGACTTCATCTTGCCCAAAAGGTAAAAAATCTCTGTTGGGAACTTGATTGATTTCTTCTGGGAAATAAGTAGATATATTTGAATTTTTTATCGTTGCAAAGAATAATTTATTTTCAAAAATAAAGAAGCTCTGGTCGTTAGTAGAAAAGTGTTGATTAAGATCGATGCATAATGAATTTAATTCATCAGGACTACACTCATTTTCTAAATTTTTTTCAAACTTATAAAAATCTCTTTGAAGTGAAAAATAGCAGGGTGTTGCCTGAAAAAAAGTATATTTGGAGTCTGGTGTGAATTCTTCACCCGCCAAAATGGCGCCAACAGGATAATCATTTTGTTGCTCAATATTAAAATCATTACATACTTCCTTCTCAAAGGAATTATTTTTAATTATTGAGTGATCGCATAATTTTATTAACTGATTTAAATATTCACTTTGCGGAATGAAGTCACATTTAATTTTATAAAATTGA is a window of Methylophilales bacterium DNA encoding:
- a CDS encoding NADH-quinone oxidoreductase subunit B produces the protein MSIEGILEKGYVTTNVDTLINYARTGSLWPMTFGLACCAVEMMHAGASRYDLDRFGIVFRPSPRQSDVMIIAGTLVNKMAPALRRVYDQMAEPRWVISMGSCSNGGGYYHYSYSVVRGSDRIVPVDIYVPGCPPTAEALMFGILQLQKKIKRTNTIAR
- a CDS encoding NADH-quinone oxidoreductase subunit A, which encodes MLENYFPILVFIIIGLFVGLGPLILGKILSTSKPYKEKNSPYECGFEAFEDARMKFDVRYYLVAILFILFDLEITFLFPWAVVINKIGMFGFVSMLIFLFILVVGFIYEWKKGALDWE
- a CDS encoding NADH-quinone oxidoreductase subunit D; protein product: MAEIKNYTMNFGPQHPAAHGVLRLVLEMDGEVIQRVDPHIGLLHRATEKLAENRTYLQSVPYMDRLDYVSMMMNEHAYVMTIEKLLQIKVPIRAQYIRVLFDEITRILNHLLWLGAHALDVGAMTVFLYAFREREDLFDCYEAVSGARMHAAYYRPGGVYRDLPSTMPQFQPSKKQRSSEINKLNKNRSGSLLDFIEDFAKRFPTYVDEYETLLTDNRIWKQRTVGIGVVDPDRAVALGMTGPMLRGSGVEWDLRKKQPYETYSKLDFKIPVGKEGDCYDRYLVRMEEMRESNKIIKQCIAWLRENPGPVISNDNKVTPPSRSEMKEDMESMIHHFKLFTEGFHIPKGEAYAAVEHPKGEFGTYIISDGANKPYRLKIRAPGFPHLAAINEMTKGHMLSDLVAIIGTQDIVFGEIDR
- a CDS encoding NADH-quinone oxidoreductase subunit C; amino-acid sequence: MNQSIKKQIQSLKSFFKKKILSINEDKGEITITFDQENIIESLKVLRDRSEFDFKQLIDLCGVDYQDFKIAAHDEKRFCVVYHLLSLKNNLRLRVKVFAEDDEFPIFPTMTEVWPNADWYEREAFDLFGLMFIDHPDLRRLLTDYGFVGHPFRKDFPMIGKVEVRYDPTLKRVIYEPVSIDERNNVPRLIRDEGIHRG
- the tpiA gene encoding triose-phosphate isomerase, whose amino-acid sequence is MKKKSKKIVIGNMKMHGSLDFNESHFKSLKQKLSSFNELSITLCVPYPYLFQAQKILMGSNIHWGCQNVAKELEGPFTGEVSAPMIKDFQGELVIVGHSERNTAYCESDENIAEKFNMIKKYKMTPLLCVGENLIEREAGIMEKVVSEQIKTILDLYGQDVFRESIIAYEPIWAIGSDSAASPEQIEKMCEFIKQLIYTNDTDNDDINIVYGGSVNAKNAVQLCEISGVDGILMGRASLDANEFYEICNSIHKI
- a CDS encoding NAD(P)H-dependent oxidoreductase subunit E; protein product: MLTEITRKKIDGELKKFPIDQKQSAIIAALQIIQTENGFLTDDLIAQAADYLDMPKIAAMEVATFYNMFELKPAGKYKISVCTNISCALREADDIVCHLRKKLNINFNEVTKDSKFSLKESECMGACGGAPLMTINNHKMYEHLTPQKVDQILEELD
- the secG gene encoding preprotein translocase subunit SecG, with the translated sequence MENLVTIIHVVVSLAVIGLVLVQHGKGADAGAAFGGNSSGSVFGAQGSGNFVTRLTAICVTVFFCTSIGLAFIASNKNASFAVEQIQENSSQSVETKEQPFGSDEIGNTQDIPN
- the recJ gene encoding single-stranded-DNA-specific exonuclease RecJ, whose amino-acid sequence is MKLKEKKINAELEKRLNEEGVQPDLAKIYAARKIDSTEQINYQLDKLLPPHLLHSNIAVGEFLCQAIIDNKKIVIVGDYDADGATASACGVLGLKKFGGNVDFIVPNRFEYGYGLTPEIVSIALKKEPDIILTVDNGIASHDGVEAANKAGVDVIITDHHLPGKTLPNAKFIVNPNKKNCSFPSKNLCGVGVMFYVLLALRIAFRTKNKESQEPVLVDLLDLVALGTVADLVPLDFNNRILVSFGIKIIRSGTTNFGIKAIINESKKKQAHLMTSDLSFIIAPKINAAGRLCDMTVGIQCFLAENLDQASSFAKQLIKFNENRKLIESDMVLSAIEELNDQSFKNSHSIVLTNDKWHQGVVGILASRLKEKFFRPTIIFANFNDEMIKGSGRSIESFHLRDILDLISKRHPSLIKTFGGHAMAAGLSIKKNDFKKFSEIFELTCQEFITPDLLNQIVEYDKSIEPENLNYPMAKMINEQVWGQGFPSPFFVDNFDVLHQEVIAERHIKCFLKKDKKFQAIFFNNNQTLPDKIRAVYSIDANEFNGNKNLQIIIKSIVE